Within Spinacia oleracea cultivar Varoflay chromosome 4, BTI_SOV_V1, whole genome shotgun sequence, the genomic segment GGTAACATGCAAGTGTGCAAACAACATTCATTAAACTCACACCTCTCACGTACTTCCATACGCGACTCCTCCCTCTCCCTTACTCCACCACATGACATCACTATtttcatggaagatttcaagaTATGTTCCACTGCACACAAACCCACGTTAAACTCAAACAACCCGGCCCCACCGTATCTCATCATTCATGTAGATTAGAAAAATCAATCTAACTGTTTAAACAGTAAAAATATTATTGTGTAGTTTATTTTCTGTCGGGGTATGCCCCTCAtttgcaacaaaaaaaaaagtaaaattattcaatttttttggtaacaCTTTTTTAAATatccaaaataaaaatgaaataataaactaatttttttcattattaCATTCGTTTTTACCtggtaataaaaaaaacattttttttcaaaacaCAAGGGCCGTCCGGAATTGGCGGCCCGGACCATGGTTGGTCCACCACGAATTGGCGACTCGAACCATGGTTGGTCCACCCGAAATTGGCGGTCTGAACCATGGTTGGGCCGCCAATTCCGGGTGGACCAACCATGGTTCGGGCCATCAATTCCGGGTGGACCAACCATGGTCCGTACCGCCAATTTCGGGTGGACCAACCATGGTTCCGGCCGCCAATTCCGGGTGGACCAAACATGGTCTGTGCCGCCAATTCCGGGTGGACCAACCATGGTCCGGGCCGCCAATTCCGGGCGGCCCTTGtgttttactccctccgtcccggaatacttgacttgttttccttatcgggtcgtcccttaatacttgacctgtttctaaaaatggaaatattctaacaatattatattatttctcactccacccctattaacccacccacCCCCTActcaatataaaaaataattaaaaattcaacccctactctcccccaaccccacctcttaacccacctcccactaactacattagaataataccccactatcaactactacctattaaattaaataagtcaattcaagttccttaaactctgtgtcggtcaaaccgggtcgagtattccgggacggagggagtaaaaaaatgaattcattttttttaattcatttttttcCTGCTAGGTAAAAACGaatgtaataaaaataaaaaaaaatagtttattatttcgtttttaatttcgaatattttaaaaagtgtttccaaaaaaagaattgaataattactgaatttcataattaaaataattaatataattgaaataaaataaaattgttagaagtatttgtttaaaaattgtagtttaaattttttatttgtatatACATTAATTTCGATTCAAAAAAAAGTTTAATAAACGTGAAGGGGAAGGGTGAAAGGAGATGGGGGTAATTTTCTTCAAAAGGGTAAAATCGTCCTTTCACCATAAATACGCGGGTGTTTTTAGCGATTGAGGACGTCGAATAAAAACCCCCTAAATCTAAACGGATCACGTTCAGTAGCGTTACCGTATATACCCCTACCTTTATCTGAGGAAGTATGTGCGGCTAGCAGTTATTGAACGTGTTAGCAAAGGCATGACATCCCATAAAACAAAAGTttattgaaattaaaatgattttGGGGAAAAATGAAATTGTACAGTAAAAAATACAGGACCTCTTGGTTATTTGGACCGGCTGTACAATTATAAGTAAAAAATGTACCATtctattgaaaatgagtaccattataagtaaaaaaaaaaaaagtaccatgatATTAAAAATGAGTGCCATTATAAGTAAAAAAAGTACAATTACAAGTAACAAAATTACCATTCTATTTAAACTGAGTACCTAACAAAAGTACTATTCTCGTTAAACTGAATACCATTATAAGTAACAAAAGTATCATTCTATTTAAAATGAGTACCATTATAAGTAACAAAAGTACCATTCTATAACAGAAAACACCattcataaataaattaaacaacATCAGCTATTTCAAAATTTTCCTGATTTTACCAAGTTAATCTCGATTATATATTTGACATACATAACGGGTAGCCGCAACGACAACCTCACCTTTATGGCTTTATCCCGCCACAACCAAGACAGTTTCTCATTTCTTGGTACCACATAGTAAGATCAAGATTAGCGCTAGTACGAGCTATAGTCCGAGCAATAGTTTTATTGAGTATTAACCTAATACCTTCCATTTAAGTGGGAGAGTATGACAAAAGTCTTAGCAAGAGTCTTGGATTATCAAGACTCTAGTTAAGACGTTTAAACTGTAAAATCTTTgttaaataatttttcaattttattatCCTAACACATCTAAATGCTTGAACTCTCATTACTATTCCTAGAACAGTAAGTTTCCTATATTGCCCTTTGCTATCCTTCGAATTTACGGAGTGTGCCCTCCCCCAGATGCTGATCTCACCCCTTTTTGCCACGCTcctcttttctctttcctcgGATTCCTTCCCATCTCGCTGCTGTtctttttcggatttcttaacccTTTCCCCTCTCCTCTTCTCTTCCATGTCATTATTTCTGGTTTCTTCGCCTTCCTTCTCTTCGATCAGATTGGAACATCTCCTCATTTCCTCTCCCATGGCTTTCTCACTGATAATTTGGCTGCTAGGGTTTTTGAAGAATCTTCTACTGTGGCTAGGGTTCTTCTCAAAGGTTAGTGTTTCtcctttattttcttattctGTGAATTCTCAAAATGGTAGAACTGATTGTGGAAATAATTTCCCATTTTGTTGCTTTTCCGTTCCTCCTACAGTCAGGCTCAATAATGGATATACATCGTTGCTTTTCGGGAAATCTAGGGTTTCTTCCAATGATTCTCAGTTCCTCGCCGACAACGGGGAAGGGGAGGGAATGGAAGCGCAGAGTTTTCTGGAATTTTTGACGGTTGAGAGAGTTAAAGTGGTGATGACGGTGATGTTAACTCTCGCTCTCTGTAATGCTGATCGTGTTGTTACTTCTGTCGCCATTGTCCATCTTTCTCAATCGCATGGTTGGAGCCGAGCATTTGCTGGTGTTTTTCAGGTCTATGTTCTTTGATTGCTGGAATATTAATCTTGGCATTTAAAGCTTTCAGAATTTATTTTGAGCTGCTTAAATTTTTAACAACTTTTCAGGTTTCGATTGTTTGACTAATTCTTGTGCAAGCAGTATAACATACTTGAATTAAAAGCTACTTAAAATTGCTTTCACTCGTGAGATAATTGAACATTGTTTATGAAGTTTTATGTATTGACTGAACCTTCTTTGTCAAACTTTGTCCAGTTTCTAAGCTTTTAGCATTCTTGgatttgagtttgaatttgtCATCGTTTGAATTTGTTTTGTTGCTCATTTGGTTATTAGTAGGGGGTTCTATCTCCTAATGATACCTCTTTAATGGAAGAAAATTTAAAGTTCAGTTAGGGATTGAGAACTTCAGGATTCAACTGCAAAATTATGGGGACTTGGACATATATATCAATTCTTTATCAAAGAAATCGAGTAATTTTCTATGTAGGAGAATGGGTGTATGACTTACATCACTCTTATCGTTCACTGTCTTCTTATCATAAAAGAAAATTTGCTTATGTGCCTGAAGATGAATTTCGTGGGCCAATCAGTGATAATGACGAGGCTTGTGTCTTGCCAGAATTTTTTACGACTTGTTAACCGCTTTGGAGTATTCTTAACTATGTGTTTAATTGGGGATATATGTCCTCATTCTCTCTCTTTTATTGACTTTAATGTCGTATAATGTTGTTAGGTTAATTAATTTAGTATTGGATCTGACTGAGTAATTGTTTTATGTGGAGATGTTAGTTGGGttattagggttttgattttgaacTGAATTTTAACTGGAATTTTGTGTCTTTTCTCTTAAAAAATTGACAGAGGGTACAAACAGAGTCTACAATACAACGATTCTCGATCACAAGAAGTCGTTGAATCGGTTGGTCGTTGATGAAGCCATCAATGATGACACATTGATAATGCAATTGCAATTGTTGCTATGCTCCTGGTACAACGGAAAAGTTTCAGACAATACTTTTCTAATCAAGGTATAACTTTTATCATTGATGTGTTTTTATTTGGTTATATTGTTATAATTTATGTTGTTTTATTGTTACATTGTCTATTTGAGGTTCCAAGTTTGTTAGGTTTATAGGAATTTATGTCTATTGAAGATGTGTTGGTTAGATTGTTTGTGTAAATCTCAGTCTGTCCATGCAGGCCAGTAAAAAGAAAAGTTGAATTTATGAACAAATTGAACACCTAAGAGATAAGAGGGAGTTTTACATAATGACTGGCATCCACCAAGAAATAAGAAGCATTCCGTATTGTAAAGAACCAATTCAAAGACATGATACAGAGTCCAAAATAACTTTCATGGAAAAACCATCCAAGGTACCTAAAATGTGAAGGACTAAGTTAGTTAGATAACTCGAAATAGAAAGTAAAACAGAAAGCAAGACATTATTTTAGTTAAGTTCTTGAATAAAACAGAAAGCAACTTCCTGTTGAGTGCATGAGTATGACTAGGTCTTTTTTTCTGTTGGAGTTGTCCGCTGTCTTAAGGCTCCAGTGGTGCATTCACGTGTATTCCTGATGggaattgtttagtgacttgtgACTATACAtttgcaattttttttggtgtgaGTGAAGTAGGTAAAGCGGTTAAATGAGTAACAACAGAGATGAACAAAACTTTATGTTATTTCAATATAATTCTTATTACACGTGGGAACAATTTTCAGTTTAGAGTTACTTGTCCCTATAAATTAAGTTGCATTCTACTTTTGTGTCAATCATTGTTAACTTTAATCTTTAATTTCTATCACCATGTCCATGTTTGTAGTAAAATTCATTTACTGGGTATATTTTTGGGGGGTAAATAAGCAAATTTAAGTTTAATAAATTTCCCTCTTAAGTCAGTATTGGCTTATTATTTCAGGATGGAGACAATACAAAAGATGCGAGTTTAGATGTTTTGAGGTTTGGTTCTTTGGGAAGGCTGGAGGGATTATGTGCCATGAGACTTAAAAGAACTTTACCTAAGCAAGATAGTCTTATATTTGTGAACTTTGACTTAATGCTTTGTTGCCTTTTCTTTCATGTGCTTGTGAACTGTTGGTGTTTCCTAATACTCTTGCATTAACAACCACTTCCTTAACCCTTTTGTtttggtttatttatttatttattttgttttgatgtttttttatataatatcTCCCATCGTCTTTTATTCTGAATTTCCGCAATTTGTGGTTCAATTTCATTGATTCTCGCTGTTTTCTCATATTTCTAGGATTTATTTGTGTTATATTGAGGTGATTTTGACAATGATGAGAGATAATCAATGGTTAACATCAGGGGCGGGATTAAACGGAATAGTAGCTATTGTGGTGACTGTTTTAACATTAGTTTTGGTTCAATTGGTGTATGCTCTTCATCGATGCGGCAAATCATTACAACCCGCTATAGTTAAACCTCTTAGCACCCTCATTGTTCTGGGTTCAGGTTAGCTTGTGGATTTTCATTGCTCATTTTGAACTTTTATCGTATTTCTGATTGTATGTTGATGGTAAAAACTTGTCAtgtggatcttgttagattcggctTCAACATGTTTATGAAAAATGTCGATTTAATGCAAGTAATTTTTTCTGATAAGAACTTAATGACTTAGTTCGCTGGTGGTGTGTATCGGAGACCATGAAAACACCAATAGCTAATAcaggatggagggagtatatggtTAGCAGATGCCGGGTAAAGACTAAATGgcgaaatttggaatttttttcTTGGAATTAAGACCATAAGacataaatattgtttgaatttTAAGTGTTTGAATTGACAAATTCATCGAACCTaatcatatttatttttatttgttatCATGATTGTAGAGTTGTAGGGGGTTACACTGCTGAGATAATTAATATCTTGTTGGAACTACAAAAGCATAGGTTTATGGCTAGATATTACGTAGCTGCAGCTACTGACAATATGATTTTGCAGAAAGCTCGAACATTTGAGAGCTCCTTAAGTAGTGAGGTAATACATTTCTTTTGGACACTCTATATATCCTACTTCCTATACTTCAACTGATGGGTTAACCTTGTGTGGGAGATGCATCAGATTATCctgttgatgaacatttttatGTAGTGACTTGACGTTGAGAATATCGCACTCTTAAGTTTTTCCATTCATGTCTAAGGCTAGCATATGTGGAACTTGCATTTTATCGTGGATTATAATTATGTTGCTTGGTTCTTTTTGGTGTACTAACAATCTAACTCAGAGCTGGGATCTTACCATTACTCAATTAGCATGGGGTGAGATATGTAGGGATTTACTCTCCTTTTAGAAAGTTAAGAATTAAGGGAACTGAAATTCTTGGGTTCTATGCTTAGGTACAATACTTATCTCATGCGGCTGACCTCCTATCTAGGCTTTTACATCATCATCCATGTCAATTGCTACTTGCATGATTGTTTTATTTGATATGGTAATTCGAATTTTCAGTCACTAAAACATTAGCAAGATGAACTACCCAAATATGATGCTAAAGGGAATCATCTCCCCTTCAAATTAAAACTAGAATTTGGTCCCCAATTTGGATAACACTTAACCACCCTTTCCACTATACTACCTTACAAATATGCAACCTCAATTTCCCTCCTTTTTTGGCCTTTCTTATTCCTCTCTACTCCCTTTGCTTATCCATTTAAATTCTCTCCTCCAATCTGTAGTCTCCTCTCTCCTTAAATATACAAGTTCTTAATTTATATTATAGTAACTATGATGCGCTGAAAGTTGTTATGATCAGGTTATTTCTGAAATTACACGGAGTACTCCGAAAAAGTAAGATGGGTTTTACATGCCTTCTCTGTTTTTAAGAAAACATAATAGGACATCTTTATCGAATTTTCGTCTGTGTCATATGGCTTGCAGTTTATAGGGTCGTTTAAATTTAGTGTTAATTTGCATATGATCAATAGAGATTATGGGCTTTTTTAATTGTTGGTGGGGAAAGTTGAATAGCAAAATTTAGGCTGATTAACTGGCACAGAGGTTGCCGAAAGTTCAAATATGTGCACATCTAATTGAGATTTATCTATATAAATTTGTAATGCAATATAAAATCACCATTTGAAAACTGGAAGGTTATAGGTTCCTTCTTCTCCAATCCTTGTTAACAAGCACAATGAAGCCTTGCAAGGAAAGTTGATTTGGAGAACAGTGGATGCATGTAACAATTTTGATTGTGTAACCACGTAAGAAGACAAGTTAGCTGTTTAATGCTTCTGTTGAGTCTCTGTAGGGTAGTTATAACCAAGGAATAAAGGGTTTTGTCGGATAGTGCTTCACGAGCGAGCTCTTATTGTCTGCTTATTAGCTTATGGCTGCCAAATTGTCAATCTGAAGTATGAAGTATACCTGTTTCAGTAATGATCTTTATGTTTCCGTAGTGATTTATTTCTGTACAAGGAACGTTCTTGTGAATTTGATTGTTTTACTCTGTTCCAAGGTTTTTGGTTGGTAGAAATGTATTTGATTTGGAGCTGGTGGAAGAAGTTATGTTTTGTGACCTGTCGAATGAACGTTTTAGTCTTGATGAACGCCGGTGTTCATAGATTTTCAATCTAAAAATTGTATCACTGTTTATAAATGCTTTAAGAATTTTGTTGATGTGTAAGAACAATTAACCACATCGTTATATGCCTATGCATGCAAATAGTCTTTGtagttaaaatttaaaactaataTCCTGAAAGTGAAGAGGCAAGCGACTGAGACCTAACTCCTTTTGACCATCTGCGAGTGACTGAGACGCTAACCCCTTAAAACTTTCTTGAACATTTTGTTTTAGGTTAGGTTTTAGTGTTTGGTTGGTAGCTGAATTATCTAGACAATTATGGATGCTCGGTTGACTAATGATGATCCTAGGAAAATATCAAGAAACCAACAAAAGCTATTTAAGTTTGCTATGAAGGGTTCATCGATTGAACGAGATCCTGACATTTTCAGGTAGTTTTGTGAGAGTTACTCATGTATTGTATTAGACCATATTAGATTGCGAATCTATATTATCACAGGTGAGTAAGGGAAAGTGGGAGGGacgtttgttgttttgtttatttggtTGTTTTTAATGGATTTTCAATTTACAGTCTATTATAGGCGAAAATGAGAAAATAAGAAAGTTAACACCAGTAATGCATTTGATGGTTATTATGGTAATCAGAGTAGATAAAAGTAGATGCTCTTATTTTGAATGTTGGAACTTGTTTCAATGTATATGATCGATTCAAGTGTTATGTTTTATGTTACGGTGTGTTGTTAATGTTCCTCATAATAATTGCACTCATTCTATGTCTTATACTATACTATCATACTATGTTCATTATTCCGATTCATTTTCTTTTGAATACAGGATACAACAAGCATGGCAAGTGTTTGGGTGTTGCTTACTTTTCTAACTGGTGCTAATCTCGCTCCTCATGGTGTTGTTATTAAGGCGAAAGAAGATGACATCTCAGTTTGAAAAGGCTTGTATACTGGTTAACAAAATTTCAGGTACCGTAAATGCTTCAAAATCTTTTTAGCTACACCAGTATAAAGTTTTGCTTGGTTTGAGCCTTAGCTTTCAGGTGTCCTACTATCTAACTTTAAATTCTTGTGGCAATTTTTGCCACCATATTAAGAAGCCTTACTGATATCTTTGTTTGAAACAGAGTAGTAGTGGCGGAGGTCTTGAATTCGAAACTACAAGCATGGGATAAAGAAAGAGGAGTCTGATTCTTTTTTGAAAGGGGTAAGCATTCAGCATCATATCTAGAAGATTTTTGGAGCCATTAAGCTAGCTAGATTTGAAGGTGTCTTTTTCATTCATTTTCTTGGTCATATTTTCTCCATGTACATCTATAGTTTGAGTTTGCGATCTTCATACAGTGATTGGTTTCACTACTAACGTATGTAACTAATTCCATCTAGGTCTAGCTGCTCTCTTTTCAGAAGAATACATCTTCTTAATGAAAGAGAAGGAGACAGAGCATTAGAGGCAAAGGATACCCTCACGACCCTTGTAGGTCCTCTACTTCTTCCAAGGTTAGATTTCTTTGCTTTTATCACTTTGGTGCTTGGTTTTGTCCGCTCTATAATTCTGcgttttaaatgattaattatatatatttttaattgtaTACGTTTATGTTCGTTCAGTATCAGATTAGTTTGAATAAATTGAATTATATATGTGAATAAATCCTTGTAATTGGAGAGAGCTAGAGAGGGGATTGGGGGTCAGGgtcagagagagagagagagagacggTACATTATAGATGAAGGAGGGGCTTGGGAGACAGTGAATTTGAAACAGGTTGGCTTGGAAATTGGTTATTCTTGAGTGATTTTCATGGAGACCATCAATGAGAATACACATGCT encodes:
- the LOC130459129 gene encoding uncharacterized protein; translation: MGNSKFPILPFAILRIYGVCPPPDADLTPFCHAPLFSFLGFLPISLLFFFGFLNPFPSPLLFHVIISGFFAFLLFDQIGTSPHFLSHGFLTDNLAARVFEESSTVARVLLKVRLNNGYTSLLFGKSRVSSNDSQFLADNGEGEGMEAQSFLEFLTVERVKVVMTVMLTLALCNADRVVTSVAIVHLSQSHGWSRAFAGVFQRVQTESTIQRFSITRSR